TCCTCATCGCGCAGCTCGCGCAGGATCCGCGCCCCGGCTGCCTGCGCTTCGCGATAATGGGAATCGGGATCGGTGACGCGGACGGAAAGGGCCTGCGACACGCCGGGCAGGCTCCGGGGGCCGACGCGCCCCGTCTCCGGCTTCGGAGAAGAGACCATAATGACCGCCGCTCCGAGGCTGAGCTCCGAGTGCTCGATCCTTCCGTTGGCGCCCGGCACGACCAGCCGGCGCGTGAAGCCGAAGGCCCGGCAGAGCCAATCGATCGCCGCCGCGGCGTCGTCATACGTCAAGCTGGGATAGACGTCTCCGACCATGCGTTCCATGAGCACCTCCTCCGGCATGAGCCGCCGGCGCCGTGCCAGGATGCGCGACGGCGCGCGGGGCCCGATTGGATACCCTGACGAGCGCGCGGCCGCTTCAACCGGCCCCTTTGGGGCCGCTGCGGGGCGTCGCGGGCGCGGACGGGAACCGGACCACCGATCTTCAGCAGAACGGCCTGCCAATGGGGACGATCCCCCCTTCCATGACGCCGAGCGGCAGGTCGGCGAGGCACGAAATCACCACGCCGCCGGCCACCCAGAAAGCCGACTTCGCCCAAAGCGTCTCGCGGGCCACCCCCAGCGGATTGCGGGTTATGAAGACGCGCAGAATCATCCATTCGACGATCCGGACCGGGACGTAGATCGCGACATAGGTCAGGGGCGCGTTGCGGGTGGCGTTGTTCATCGACCGGGCGGCCAGGAAGATGAACAGGCCCAGGACGATGCCGAGCCCGAGGCGGCCAGCCCCAGGCCGACGGCGCGGCGAAATGGAGCCGGCCGTCCGGGATCCAGCAGGCGCACGCCGGCGTAGCACCACCCCACGTAGGCGATCGCCTTGACCGCCAGGTAGATTGCAAAGCCGAGAATCTCCACGAGACTTCAAGATCCTCTCGCGTCTATCTCATGAATTTCACGGTGGCCCAGAGCAACAGACAGATCAGGATGCAGGCCGCCGCCAGATACCGGAATTTGCGAAGCAGATAGGCGGCCTTGTCATCGGCGGGCATCCAGGGGGGCGCCCAGAAGAGCCAGATCGAGAAGCAGCGGTTCAGCGCCAGCCAGCCGGCGAAGCTCATGCTGCCCTCGGGGGACCAGAAGACTCCGTGCGGACCCCCGTCCTTCCTCCAGGCGTCGGGATGGCGCTCGTACTGGCGCTGGACCAGCTCGTCGAACGTGGCGAACGTCGACAGGAGGGCGACGACGAGCATCACCGCCGCGGCCAGAAAGATGATTGCCATCAAGCTGGATAGCATGCTCCTCGTCCGCTGATGCCGGGTCTGCGAATCGGCGGGCCTTGATGAGAAGCAGTATTTTGCCCGGTCACGGGCTTCCGTTCAACCGCAAACCACCGGGGGACGCCGGATCGGCTGTCTCAGGAACGAGAGCGATCCGCCGCTCCGGTTCCCCCGCGGGTCGTCTCTCTAGCAGATCCAGGCGCCGCCCGGGATCGCGAACATGGCGGCGATCGCCGGAACGTCGGCGAAGTAGGCGAGACCGAACGGGCTTCCACCCATCGGCATCGATCGGCTCCCCCAGCGCGAAGCCTTGCCCGGCGCGGATGACGGTTCGCGTCGAGGATCAGTCCTTCCGATCGGTGTTCTGCAGCGCGACGATGCGCCAGCCCTCGTCGCCGTGCTCGAGGACCATCGTCACCCGGCCGCCGGCGGCCTCATCGACCCTGTTTCCTTCCCCGTTCCGCTCCCGTTCCCAGGCGCACAGCACGACGGCGATTGCCGGCGTCATCCGCTTCACCGATTCGACCACCAGCGAGACGCGATCCTCTTCCGGCGATTGGCCGGCCTCGGCGGGCAGGGCTTCTCGGATGCGCTCGCGGCCCGAGAGTCGCCGGCCGTCCCCCGTGACTCCACGCGATAGCTCCCTTCCGGCCATCCTTGAAGCGGGACGGCGTAGGCGAGCGTCTCGTTCCTCACGTGCTCATGGACGATGGGGCGGCCGACGGATCAGGGTCCCGCGCCCGTCTCCATCACGAACCGGTATTCGACGCTTAGATCGGGCTTTTTCCCGCGATGGAGCGCATCGGACCTGGTAGGCGAAGGTCAGCGTCTCTTGCGGCCGAAACGCGGGGACGGGCTCCGGCGTCAGCGCGATGGATCCGTTCTGCAAGGGAGGCTTTTCCGCGTCCGCGGGAAGGCGCGCCACGACGATGGAGCTGAGCGTCAGGGCCTTTCCGAAGTCAGGGACGGCGATCGTCTGCGAATGCCGGTTCCCCAGGTGAGCCCGGGGCTCGAAGAAAAGCAAATCGACCTGATAAGTCCCGGGATCGATGTCGAATTCACCCTGGAGGACCGATCCGGCGCGGGCGGCCGGCGGCTCGAGCGGGTCGCGGCGGATCGTTTGGGACGATTGCTTCACGATGCCGCCGGTCGCCGGGTCCCGGGCCGTCAGGGACAGCCGGACCGCGGAGGTATCGATGACGAGCGCATCCTCACGAGCCTCCTGCCGCACGGAAAGAGTCAGCTGGACGCGGGTCTTCCCGGTCTCGGACTTGTAGAAATCATAACGGTGGCGAAACGGAACCTGAGCCGTGAAGAATGCGTCCTGAGCGTCTCCTCTCGGGAAGTAGAGAAGGAGCGCCGGAAGAAAGGTCGCACAGATCCGCCAGAATCGTCGCGGCAAGGGGACGGTCCTTCCGCGGGAAGAGCCGGTGACTGCCGCTCAGCGGCCGGCTTTGTACCAGGCCTCCATCATGTCGCGTCCCGCTTCGACCTCCTCGGCGCGCAAGGTCTTGTCGAGAACCTCCACGTAGACCGTGCCTTCCTCCGGATACTCGCAGACTTCGTACGACACGCGGTTCCCGGTCGCCAGATACTCCATCGGCTCGTTCCCTGGGTTGACGAACGTATGGGCGACGGGATCTCCGGCGGGATAGAGGATGAAATCCCCCGCCTTGACCGGGACGTCGCGCTCGCCGTGCCGGAGAGCGCCGCTCCCCTTAAGGATCAGGTACATCTCTTCCTGGTGATGATGGCGGTGCAGGCGCGTAGCCTGCTTGCCGGGAGCGAGACGGTAAAGCCGTAATCCGGAGTGGACTGATCCGAGGCGGCGCGCGGGATCCTGGATCTCGACCGCGATGCGCTCGCCCGCCGACCAGGGTGTCCAGGGAAGGTCCGACACGTTCACGATTCTTGGGT
The sequence above is a segment of the Candidatus Polarisedimenticolia bacterium genome. Coding sequences within it:
- a CDS encoding VOC family protein produces the protein MERMVGDVYPSLTYDDAAAAIDWLCRAFGFTRRLVVPGANGRIEHSELSLGAAVIMVSSPKPETGRVGPRSLPGVSQALSVRVTDPDSHYREAQAAGARILRELRDEEYGSRGYMAADPEGHVWYFGTYQPGAHWSDAS
- a CDS encoding SgcJ/EcaC family oxidoreductase gives rise to the protein MAGRELSRGVTGDGRRLSGRERIREALPAEAGQSPEEDRVSLVVESVKRMTPAIAVVLCAWERERNGEGNRVDEAAGGRVTMVLEHGDEGWRIVALQNTDRKD
- a CDS encoding cupin domain-containing protein, whose protein sequence is MSDPRIVNVSDLPWTPWSAGERIAVEIQDPARRLGSVHSGLRLYRLAPGKQATRLHRHHHQEEMYLILKGSGALRHGERDVPVKAGDFILYPAGDPVAHTFVNPGNEPMEYLATGNRVSYEVCEYPEEGTVYVEVLDKTLRAEEVEAGRDMMEAWYKAGR